A genomic region of Mesobacillus jeotgali contains the following coding sequences:
- a CDS encoding ABC transporter ATP-binding protein → MAELKLDNIYKIYDNKVTAVEDFNLHIQDKEFIVFVGPSGCGKSTTLRMIAGLEEISKGDFYIDGKRVNDVPPKDRDIAMVFQNYALYPHMTVYDNMAFGLKLRKFPKDEIDRRVKEAAKILGLEPYLDRKPKALSGGQRQRVALGRAIVRDAKVFLMDEPLSNLDAKLRVQMRAEIAKLHRRLDTTTIYVTHDQTEAMTMATRLVVMKDGIIQQVGAPKEVYENPENVFVGGFIGSPSMNFFTGKLEEGKFTNGNSSIAIPEGKMKVLRSQGYVGKEIILGVRPEDLHDEPVFIDASQGATIKATVEVSELTGAETMIYSQFEGQDFVARVDSRTDVSPGQVIELAFDMNKVHFFDAETEKRIRP, encoded by the coding sequence ATGGCCGAGTTAAAATTAGACAATATTTATAAAATTTATGACAATAAAGTAACAGCTGTAGAAGATTTCAACCTTCATATCCAGGATAAAGAATTCATCGTATTCGTTGGCCCTTCAGGCTGCGGTAAATCTACTACACTTCGTATGATTGCTGGACTTGAAGAGATTTCTAAAGGCGATTTCTATATCGATGGAAAGCGCGTTAACGATGTACCTCCAAAAGATCGTGATATCGCAATGGTTTTCCAGAACTATGCACTTTATCCGCACATGACTGTTTACGATAACATGGCATTCGGATTGAAGCTTCGCAAGTTCCCGAAGGATGAAATCGACCGCCGCGTGAAAGAAGCTGCTAAGATCCTTGGTCTTGAGCCTTACTTAGACCGTAAACCAAAAGCACTTTCTGGTGGACAGCGCCAGCGTGTTGCATTGGGACGTGCAATTGTCCGTGATGCTAAGGTATTCTTGATGGATGAACCTTTATCAAACCTTGACGCAAAGCTTCGTGTACAAATGCGTGCAGAAATTGCAAAGCTTCACCGTCGTCTGGATACAACGACTATTTACGTAACGCATGACCAGACTGAAGCGATGACAATGGCAACTCGCCTTGTAGTCATGAAGGATGGAATCATCCAGCAGGTCGGAGCTCCTAAAGAAGTTTACGAAAATCCTGAAAACGTTTTTGTCGGCGGATTTATCGGATCACCTTCCATGAACTTCTTTACTGGCAAGCTTGAAGAAGGAAAATTCACAAACGGCAATTCTTCTATCGCTATTCCAGAAGGCAAAATGAAAGTTCTTCGCTCTCAAGGTTATGTCGGCAAGGAAATCATCCTTGGCGTTAGACCAGAAGATCTTCACGATGAGCCAGTATTCATCGATGCTTCACAAGGCGCTACTATCAAGGCAACTGTTGAAGTTTCCGAATTGACTGGTGCCGAAACAATGATCTACTCTCAATTCGAGGGCCAGGACTTTGTAGCACGTGTAGATTCACGTACAGATGTATCACCAGGCCAGGTAATTGAATTGGCATTCGATATGAATAAAGTTCACTTCT
- a CDS encoding PucR family transcriptional regulator, producing the protein MINKILSYFPDSVTHEYVPLPSSPDYYWFKEADQTPLWIGIPKNKISESQLELMKNLFEFVELENNTHLTGTAHSWNQFLFHDGALPAAAVDEVRFIQFKLQSSNIESEEIHEALKGFFPDHTTIWVKDSYGIIIEEKKEVPENVDDLFSIASTLESDFYVRISFYIGKFQKVSMQLPDFFRKEKKVFEELTAHTTRDAVYTFEKAFPMLLATHLPYYLKEILGSTILEAFEEDKELMATIKVFLESNSNASLSAKKLYVHRNTLQYRLDKFMEKTGVSLKDFDAAVVVYLASIYEGMR; encoded by the coding sequence ATGATTAATAAAATATTATCTTATTTCCCTGATTCTGTCACGCATGAATATGTGCCACTCCCTTCATCACCTGATTACTACTGGTTTAAAGAGGCAGATCAAACTCCTTTGTGGATTGGTATTCCCAAAAATAAAATATCTGAAAGCCAGCTTGAACTAATGAAAAACTTGTTTGAATTTGTCGAGCTGGAAAATAATACACATCTAACTGGGACAGCGCATTCCTGGAATCAATTTCTTTTCCATGATGGTGCTCTGCCAGCCGCAGCGGTCGACGAAGTCCGTTTTATTCAGTTCAAGCTGCAGTCAAGTAATATCGAATCAGAGGAAATCCATGAAGCTTTAAAAGGGTTCTTCCCTGACCATACCACCATCTGGGTAAAGGATTCGTACGGAATCATTATTGAAGAAAAAAAGGAAGTGCCGGAAAACGTTGATGATCTTTTTTCCATTGCCTCAACACTCGAGAGTGACTTCTATGTAAGGATTTCCTTTTATATCGGCAAATTCCAGAAGGTTTCTATGCAGCTCCCTGACTTTTTCAGAAAAGAAAAAAAGGTATTCGAGGAATTGACTGCACATACCACCCGTGATGCTGTATACACCTTCGAAAAAGCTTTCCCGATGCTGTTAGCGACACATTTACCATATTACCTTAAGGAAATTCTTGGAAGTACCATCCTTGAGGCATTTGAAGAGGATAAAGAGTTAATGGCGACGATAAAAGTATTCCTTGAAAGCAATTCAAACGCCTCTCTTTCGGCCAAAAAACTTTATGTCCATCGCAATACTCTTCAATACAGATTGGACAAGTTCATGGAGAAGACCGGCGTCAGCTTAAAGGATTTTGATGCAGCCGTTGTAGTTTACCTTGCCAGTATTTATGAAGGAATGCGCTGA